GTAACCCCATGAACTAGTAAGGTCCCCAGCTCCTGCAGCAATGACGCCGTGTAATCTTCTGAGCCGGCGGAAGACCCCGCATTGAAGACAATCATGTCGGCCTGGGAACCCGCCGCCTGCTGCATGTGAAACCGCAGGGTCGTCACGTCGTCTGGAATGCTCGGCTGGAGAAGGGCACAACCTCCTTCCTGAATCACCATGGCGGAGATTACCGCGCCGTTGAATTCCACAATCTGCCCGGGGGCCGCCGTGGCGGCTTTTTCCGCCGAAACCAGTTCGGAACCTGTGGGCTGAACCCACACGCGAGGCCTGGCATAAACGGCGACCGTGGAAACCCCCGCAGCCAGAAGAGCTCCAAGGTCTGCAGGTCGCAGGCGATGTTGCTGAGGCAGGAGCAATTCGCCCGCCACAATGTCCTCCCCTACCTTGCGCACATGTTGCCATGGAAAGGCTGCGGTGCGAATCTCGATGGTCTTATCATCCACGGGATGCACGTGTTCAACCATGAGAACAGCATCGGTGCCTTCGGGTAGAGGGTCCCCGGTGTCGACGGCAAAAGTCTGTCGGCCGATGGTAAGCTGTTTGGGACGCACAGCACTGGCCCCGAAGGTTTCCGATGCTTTCACGGCGTAACCGTCCATGGCGGCTCCATGGTAATGGGGCACCGACAGACGTGCGGTCACGGGCTGAGCCAACACACGGCCTAAAGCCTCAAGAACGGGTAGATGCTCAACCTCCGTTCGTCGGTCCTGAACCGCCTGCCGCCATTTCTCCCGAGCTTCCGCAAGGGTATGCATTTCCAAATAGATTTTTCTTTTCATAAAAGCGCGACGCCTCTTTCTAAACCCGCTGAAAACCGAACCGATTCCAAAACTCCCGTCGATACCGTCGCACCGATCCCAGGTGCACCTCCGCCACATGCACCTGTTCCAGAGCGTCCAATTCCACCGTCACCCAATCGTCTATGGTATCCAGGCTACGAAACCAGCGCCGAAAAGCCGCCTTATCCACAAAGCGAGGCGGCTGAATAACAAAGCTTCCACCTCCGTGTTGCCGGTAGCGTCGATCGGCGATCAGTGCATTGTAATCGGCCGTGTTGACACCCACCACGGCACAGAAATTGTCAAAGGCTCGCACTAAGGCCCCGGTTTTCCAATGACCTCGAAGAATAGGAAAGATGCTTATGTTAAAAACAATTTCCACGCCCTGATTGACCAGCTGCGTGGAGGCTTCGGGTTGTCCCCAAAAATCAATACAGACGGGAAGACCGATCTTTCCAAAATCCACAGGAAAAGCGCGAAAGACTCCGTCGCCCGGGGTAATGTGCAGATGATCGCGCTCCAGAGCCCCCACGTTGAACTTGCGCTGACGACCTAAAAGGCGGCCGGAACGGTCGAACAGGGTTGCCGTGTTGTAAAGGTGCTCACCGTCTTTTTCCACTATGCCTGCCACAATGTACGTGCGTAAATCCCGAGCGGCCTCGGCCAGCACCTCCTCCCCGGCATAAGGGAAAT
Above is a genomic segment from Desulfosoma sp. containing:
- a CDS encoding carbon-nitrogen hydrolase family protein, producing the protein MKDTIRVAMVQPKPYAEFHDPRNIAHGLHLLERIRGQQLDIVCFPEYFPYAGEEVLAEAARDLRTYIVAGIVEKDGEHLYNTATLFDRSGRLLGRQRKFNVGALERDHLHITPGDGVFRAFPVDFGKIGLPVCIDFWGQPEASTQLVNQGVEIVFNISIFPILRGHWKTGALVRAFDNFCAVVGVNTADYNALIADRRYRQHGGGSFVIQPPRFVDKAAFRRWFRSLDTIDDWVTVELDALEQVHVAEVHLGSVRRYRREFWNRFGFQRV